A single region of the Vicia villosa cultivar HV-30 ecotype Madison, WI linkage group LG4, Vvil1.0, whole genome shotgun sequence genome encodes:
- the LOC131597020 gene encoding uncharacterized protein LOC131597020 produces MEFEDKEECVAAMQHWHITNNLDYWVYKSDTKRYVIKCKNPTCKFKCRASVRKKNSKWMIGKLSGPHVCTTTSMSQDHRQLTSDIVSHCIRDLVNTDPSIKVKLIISHITGKYGYNISYRKAWIAKVKAIESLYGNWETSYNDLPRWLLVMKTYLPGMMIDLETLPAFSNEGSQLGDKMIFHRLFWAFQPCIHGFAYCKPIVQVDGTWLYGRYKGTLLMAVAQDGNGNIFPIAFAIVEGETKDAWSFFLRNLRIHVTPQPNLCLISDRHPSIKSAYDDPANGWQNPPSSHVYCIRHIAQNFMRAIRDKELRKKLVNMGYALTESTYNYYRTEIRQTNRDAMEWIENIPREKWARAFDRGQRWGHMTTNLAEAMNSVLKATRNLPIASLFSATYFRMGALFGQRGHEWTKRLTSGQTFTDKCIKGMTEEVNKASSHNVYQFDRERFYFMVAERINRNDGRPTGTYGVDLRKRTCDCGKFQAFHLPCSHVIAACESIRQDYTIHIPDVFKIQHVFKVYQQSFQILPHQDNWPQYRGPTLCHDETMRRKKRGRPNSTRIRTEMDDVEKEKRMCGICREVGHIRSKCPNVSGPSNRPP; encoded by the exons ATGGAGTTTGAAGACAAGGAGGAGTGCGTTGCTGCTATGCAACATTGGCATATCACCAATAATCTTGATTATTGGGTATACAAATCTGATACGAAGAGATATGTCATCAAATGCAAAAATCCAACTTGCAAATTCAAATGTAGAGCATCAGTTCGCAAGAAGAATTCTAAGTGGATGATAGGTAAGTTGAGTGGACCACATGTCTGCACAACCACTTCAATGTCGCAAGATCATAGACAACTTACATCAGATATTGTCTCTCACTGCATCAGAGATTTGGTTAACACCGACCCCTCAATTAAGGTAAAGCTCATAATTTCTCATATAACAGGAAAGTATGGTTATAATATATCTTACAGGAAAGCGTGGATTGCAAAGGTAAAGGCCATAGAATCCTTGTATGGAAACTGGGAGACATCTTACAATGACCTTCCACGATGGTTATTGGTAATGAAAACATATCTGCCTGGAATGATGATAGACTTGGAAACTTTACCTGCATTTTCAAACGAAGGAAGTCAGTTGGGTGATAAGATGATATTCCATCGTCTATTTTGGGCTTTTCAaccttgcatccatggttttgccTATTGCAAGCCAATTGTTCAAGTCGACGGAACATGGTTGTATGGAAGGTACAAAGGGACATTGTTGATGGCTGTGGCGCAGGATGGGAATGGTAACATTTTTCCAATTGCTTTCGCTATTGTCGAGGGTGAAACCAAGGATGCTTGGAGTTTTTTCCTTCGTAATCTAAGAATCCATGTGACACCCCAACCCAATCTATGCCTAATATCAGACAGACATCCATCGATTAAAAGTGCCTATGATGATCCTGCAAATGGATGGCAAAATCCTCCGTCATCACATGTCTATTGCATAAGGCATATCGCGCAAAATTTTATGCGTGCGATTAGAGACAAAGAACTACGTAAAAAACTCGTCAACATGG GATATGCATTGACGGAGTCAACGTACAATTACTATAGAACCGAAATTCGTCAGACAAATAGAGATGctatggagtggattgaaaatatCCCCAGGGAGAAGTGGGCAAGGGCGTTTGATAGAGGGCAACGATGGGGACACATGACGACTAACCTTGCAGAAGCAATGAACTCTGTGCTAAAGGCTACCAGAAATCTTCCAATAGCGTCTTTGTTTTCGGCCACATATTTTCGGATGGGAGCATTATTTGGTCAACGCGGACATGAATGGACAAAGAGGTTGACATCAGGCCAAACTTTTACAGACAAGTGTATCAAGGGGATGACTGAAGAAGTCAACAAAGCAAGCAGTCATAATGTTTACCAGTTTGACCGGGAGAGGTTCTATTTTATGGTGGCCGAAAGAATAAACCGCAACGATGGTCGTCCAACTGGTACTTACGGTGTTGATCTGCGAAAGCGAACATGTGATTGTGGAAAATTTCAAGCGTTCCATTTGCCTTGCTCACATGTGATTGCAGCATGTGAAAGTATACGCCAAGACTACACCATTCACATACCCGACGTGTTCAAGATACAGCATGTTTTTAAAGTCTACCAACAAAGCTTCCAGATCCTCCCACATCAAGACAATTGGCCTCAATATAGAGGGCCTACTCTTTGTCATGACGAAACTATGCGTAGGAAAAAAAGAGGCCGCCCTAACAGTACTCGGATTCGAACCGAAATGGACGACgtggaaaaggaaaagagaatgtGTGGGATATGCCGTGAAGTAGGCCATATCCGAAGTAAATGTCCAAATGTATCAGGCCCGTCCAATAGGCCTCCTTAA